From Micromonospora rifamycinica, a single genomic window includes:
- a CDS encoding DivIVA domain-containing protein — protein MAQVYRGGQPYGTGRPALLTPYEVRTQAFRPRRRGVDPDEVRRFQARLADEFAALHQEIRVLAQENDRLGRALRDWQSRQATRCRRSNGGRW, from the coding sequence GTGGCCCAGGTGTATCGCGGTGGCCAGCCCTACGGGACCGGCCGCCCGGCCCTGCTGACCCCCTACGAGGTACGCACCCAAGCGTTCCGGCCGCGCCGACGCGGCGTCGACCCCGACGAGGTACGCCGGTTCCAGGCCCGGCTGGCCGACGAGTTCGCCGCGCTCCACCAGGAGATCCGCGTCCTCGCCCAGGAGAACGACCGGCTCGGGCGTGCCCTGCGCGACTGGCAGTCCCGGCAGGCGACACGGTGCCGGCGATCCAACGGCGGACGTTGGTGA
- a CDS encoding VOC family protein — MQSGVRSQVPVLYVADADAARRFYENFGYTEIRSGGDGGSHWSYLRCGELTLLLAAVTPRLVTVELPLLVYLYVDDLAATAERLTAAGHPVEKAGYPEHAPGGECRVTDPDGNVVAFGQRQAVPQQERDPQAGGEARFSLIREAAEAAGRRGGAPARCQIGGPRGESCTEPAEVKLADSWGDTAWGCMAHADETLLTARGAFLATEDGMGLGPFLRARQGQPDRQVPAPAPGA, encoded by the coding sequence GTGCAAAGTGGTGTGCGGTCCCAGGTGCCGGTGCTGTACGTGGCGGACGCCGACGCGGCTCGACGGTTCTACGAGAACTTCGGCTACACCGAGATCCGGAGCGGCGGCGACGGTGGCTCGCACTGGTCGTACCTGCGGTGCGGGGAGTTGACGCTGCTGCTGGCGGCGGTCACCCCCCGCCTGGTCACCGTCGAGTTGCCCCTGCTCGTCTACCTGTACGTCGACGACCTGGCGGCGACCGCCGAGCGGCTCACCGCCGCCGGGCACCCGGTCGAGAAGGCCGGCTACCCGGAGCACGCCCCGGGCGGCGAGTGCCGGGTCACCGACCCCGACGGCAACGTGGTCGCCTTCGGGCAGCGGCAGGCCGTACCGCAGCAGGAGCGTGACCCGCAGGCGGGCGGCGAGGCGCGGTTCTCGCTGATCAGGGAGGCCGCCGAGGCGGCCGGCCGGCGCGGCGGGGCACCCGCCCGCTGCCAGATCGGCGGCCCGCGCGGCGAATCCTGCACCGAACCGGCGGAGGTCAAGCTCGCCGACTCGTGGGGCGACACGGCGTGGGGCTGCATGGCGCACGCCGACGAGACCCTGCTGACCGCGCGCGGCGCGTTCCTGGCCACCGAGGACGGGATGGGCCTCGGCCCGTTCCTGCGCGCCCGCCAGGGTCAGCCTGACCGGCAGGTCCCCGCGCCCGCACCCGGAGCCTGA
- a CDS encoding cellulose-binding domain-containing protein, which yields MRISRTRITAAVAATVTAAAAVTTVLAGTASAAQGCRIDYQPNEWTGGFTANVRVSPGDTALSGWTVTWSYPGGQRLTGGWNAQVSQAGTTVTARNAAWNGSVPAGGSTEFGVQGTSTSGSAAPTGFTLNGVPCNGAPPPTTTPPPTTPPPTTPPPTTPPPTTPPPTTPPPTTPPPTTPPPTTPPPTTPPPAGCAGAVLCDGFENQTGSTPAGDWGVVNPDCSGAGRAAVDTTTTHSGSRSLRIDGAQGYCNHVFVRSTKDLSAVGAVRYGRIWLRHTTALPTQHVTFMAMTDAADGNKDLRMGGQNGALQWNRASDDATLPEQSPSGVALSVPLPTGRWTCLEFMVDGNQGQLRTWLDGTAVTGLTADGTPTHDIDGQWYNRTWRPRLTDLKLGWESYGEGADTIWYDDVALGSSRIGC from the coding sequence GTGAGGATTTCCCGTACCCGTATCACCGCCGCCGTGGCCGCCACCGTCACGGCGGCGGCGGCCGTCACCACCGTGCTCGCCGGCACCGCCTCGGCCGCCCAGGGCTGCCGGATCGACTACCAGCCCAACGAGTGGACCGGCGGCTTCACCGCCAACGTCCGGGTCTCCCCGGGCGACACCGCCCTGAGCGGTTGGACCGTCACCTGGTCCTACCCGGGCGGGCAGCGGCTGACCGGTGGCTGGAACGCCCAGGTCAGCCAGGCCGGCACGACGGTCACCGCCCGTAACGCCGCCTGGAACGGCAGCGTCCCGGCGGGCGGCTCCACCGAGTTCGGCGTGCAGGGCACCAGCACCTCGGGTTCCGCCGCGCCGACCGGGTTCACGCTCAACGGCGTACCGTGCAACGGCGCTCCGCCGCCGACCACCACGCCGCCGCCCACGACCCCGCCCCCGACGACGCCGCCGCCCACCACGCCGCCCCCGACCACGCCGCCCCCGACGACGCCTCCGCCGACCACCCCACCTCCGACGACACCGCCGCCCACGACGCCGCCGCCGACCACCCCGCCGCCGGCCGGGTGCGCCGGTGCGGTGCTCTGCGACGGGTTCGAGAACCAGACCGGCTCGACGCCGGCCGGCGACTGGGGCGTGGTCAACCCGGACTGCTCCGGCGCGGGCCGGGCGGCGGTGGACACGACCACCACGCACAGCGGTAGCCGCTCGCTGCGCATCGACGGCGCGCAGGGCTACTGCAACCACGTCTTCGTCCGGTCCACCAAGGATCTCAGCGCGGTGGGTGCCGTCCGGTACGGCCGGATCTGGCTGCGCCACACCACCGCCCTGCCGACCCAGCACGTCACCTTCATGGCCATGACCGACGCCGCCGACGGCAACAAGGACCTGCGGATGGGCGGCCAGAACGGCGCGTTGCAGTGGAACCGGGCCTCCGACGACGCAACCCTGCCCGAGCAGAGCCCGTCCGGGGTGGCGTTGAGCGTGCCGCTGCCCACCGGGCGCTGGACGTGCCTGGAGTTCATGGTCGACGGCAACCAGGGACAGCTGCGGACCTGGCTCGACGGCACCGCCGTCACCGGACTGACCGCCGACGGGACGCCCACCCACGACATCGACGGCCAGTGGTACAACCGCACCTGGCGGCCCCGGCTGACCGACCTGAAGCTGGGTTGGGAGAGCTACGGCGAGGGCGCGGACACCATCTGGTACGACGACGTGGCGCTGGGCAGCAGCCGGATCGGCTGCTGA
- a CDS encoding winged helix-turn-helix domain-containing protein has protein sequence MREVPDYWRIADDVIADVRARKLKAGDKLPSIAELRQKYEVSHGTVQMSYARLEALRVIRRQQGKGVFVNDPKLWMREP, from the coding sequence ATGCGAGAAGTGCCGGACTACTGGCGCATCGCCGACGATGTGATCGCCGACGTCAGAGCCAGGAAGTTGAAGGCGGGGGACAAGTTGCCCTCGATCGCCGAGCTGCGACAGAAGTACGAGGTCAGCCACGGGACTGTTCAGATGTCCTACGCCAGGCTGGAAGCGTTGCGGGTAATCCGACGGCAGCAGGGCAAGGGCGTCTTCGTCAACGACCCAAAGCTCTGGATGCGCGAACCCTGA